The following proteins are encoded in a genomic region of Arcobacter suis CECT 7833:
- a CDS encoding AtpZ/AtpI family protein, producing MDNQNNKPKHQDKVIALDNLSLGISIVAAIIIGFGIGYGLKQLTGYTWTLWLGIAWGIAAAVMNVYRAYKRAQKEYEGMENDPRYSYRAKHGDKSFDKDDDED from the coding sequence ATGGATAATCAAAATAATAAACCAAAACATCAAGATAAAGTTATTGCTTTAGATAACTTATCTTTGGGAATTTCAATAGTTGCTGCAATTATAATAGGTTTTGGTATTGGATATGGTTTAAAACAATTAACTGGTTATACTTGGACTTTATGGCTTGGTATTGCTTGGGGAATTGCAGCTGCAGTTATGAATGTATATAGAGCATATAAAAGAGCACAAAAAGAGTATGAAGGTATGGAAAATGACCCAAGATATTCTTATAGAGCAAAACATGGAGATAAATCTTTTGACAAAGATGATGATGAAGATTAA
- the hemL gene encoding glutamate-1-semialdehyde 2,1-aminomutase translates to MFNKSIKAYEEACEVIPGGVDSPVRAFKSVGGTPPFIEKGEGAYLFDIDGNKYLDFVQSWGPLIFGHCDKDIENAVIETAKKGLSFGAPTVLETQLANEIVEMYDNIDKVRFVSSGTEAVMSAIRLARGVTGKNDIVKFEGCYHGHSDSLLVQAGSGMATFGSPSSPGVPADLTKHTLLCEYNNIENLKKCFADSSDIACIIIEPIAGNMGLVPAEEEFLKACRELCDKNGALLIFDEVMSGFRASLKGASGILKTQADIITFGKVIGAGMPVGAFAANKRIMNYLSPDGTVYQAGTLSGNPVAMAAGLVSLKKLKANPSVYADLSEKALRLVNGLKEVATKNGISLQVNTRGSMFGFFFCEKEPKNFKEVGLCDFKRFATFHHEMLKKGFYFACSQYETGFICTKITNEDIDACINAASEVMKNL, encoded by the coding sequence ATGTTTAATAAATCAATAAAAGCTTATGAAGAAGCTTGTGAAGTAATTCCAGGAGGAGTTGATTCACCGGTTCGTGCTTTTAAAAGTGTAGGAGGAACTCCACCTTTTATAGAAAAAGGAGAGGGTGCTTATTTATTTGATATAGATGGTAATAAGTATTTAGATTTTGTTCAAAGTTGGGGACCACTTATTTTTGGTCATTGTGATAAAGATATCGAAAATGCAGTAATTGAAACTGCAAAAAAAGGTTTATCTTTTGGTGCACCAACAGTTCTTGAAACACAATTGGCAAATGAAATTGTTGAAATGTATGACAATATTGATAAAGTTAGATTTGTAAGTTCAGGAACAGAAGCCGTAATGTCTGCAATAAGATTAGCTCGAGGTGTTACAGGGAAAAACGATATTGTAAAATTTGAGGGTTGTTATCATGGACACTCTGATTCATTATTAGTTCAAGCAGGTTCAGGAATGGCAACATTCGGAAGTCCAAGTAGCCCTGGAGTTCCAGCTGATTTAACAAAACATACACTTTTATGTGAATACAATAATATTGAAAACTTAAAAAAATGTTTTGCTGATTCATCTGATATTGCTTGCATTATTATTGAACCAATTGCTGGAAATATGGGATTAGTTCCAGCTGAAGAAGAGTTTTTAAAAGCTTGTAGAGAATTGTGCGATAAAAATGGTGCATTACTTATCTTCGATGAAGTGATGTCTGGTTTTAGAGCTTCGTTAAAAGGTGCAAGTGGTATTTTAAAAACTCAAGCTGATATTATAACTTTTGGTAAAGTAATAGGTGCTGGAATGCCTGTTGGTGCATTTGCAGCAAATAAAAGAATTATGAATTATTTAAGTCCAGATGGAACTGTTTATCAAGCTGGAACTTTAAGTGGAAATCCAGTTGCAATGGCTGCTGGACTTGTAAGTTTAAAAAAATTAAAAGCAAATCCTTCTGTGTATGCCGATTTAAGTGAAAAAGCTTTAAGATTAGTAAACGGCTTAAAAGAAGTAGCTACAAAAAATGGCATTTCTTTACAAGTGAATACAAGAGGAAGTATGTTTGGGTTTTTCTTTTGTGAAAAAGAGCCTAAAAACTTCAAAGAAGTAGGGCTTTGTGACTTTAAGAGATTTGCAACGTTTCATCATGAAATGTTAAAAAAAGGTTTTTATTTTGCTTGTTCACAATATGAAACGGGTTTTATTTGTACAAAAATTACAAATGAAGATATTGATGCTTGTATAAATGCAGCATCTGAAGTTATGAAAAATTTGTAA
- the ppnP gene encoding pyrimidine/purine nucleoside phosphorylase: MTIKNVELTKKANIYFDGNVTSRSFVEENGVKKTLGIMMPGEYTFGTNDAEHMEIIAGRVEVLISYGDSNWETIEAGGFFEVPANCSFDIKVLEITDYCCTFIN; encoded by the coding sequence ATGACAATTAAAAATGTAGAATTAACAAAAAAAGCAAATATATATTTTGATGGAAATGTTACAAGTAGAAGTTTTGTAGAAGAAAATGGAGTTAAAAAAACTTTAGGTATTATGATGCCAGGAGAATATACTTTTGGTACAAATGATGCTGAACATATGGAAATTATTGCAGGTCGTGTTGAAGTTTTAATATCTTATGGAGATAGTAACTGGGAAACAATTGAAGCTGGTGGTTTTTTTGAAGTTCCTGCAAATTGTAGTTTTGATATTAAAGTGTTAGAAATAACAGATTATTGTTGTACTTTTATAAACTAA